The sequence TCTGACTCCACAAGTCTCTGTGCGGAAAACTCAGCGAATTCCAAACTTTTATGGATCCTACAAGCACCCAGCAAGTTTCCAAAGACAGCTGGATGTGGTTTGAATGGCATGGAGAGGATCAAGTCCACAGCTTTCCCAAGCGAACCAGCACGGCACAGGAGATCAACCATACATGAATAATGATCTGACTCAGGCTCCACACCATATTCTCTCTTCATTGACTCAAAGTATTGGATGCCGAGCTCCAGCAACCCTGCATGATTGCATGCAGTGAGTACTGCAACAAACGTGATGCAATTGGGTTCTACTCCCTCCCGTTTCATTGCATCAAATAACTCTATTGCTTTCACTCCATGCCCATGCTGTGCACACCCGGAAATCATAGCATTCCATGTAACTATATCCTTTGTCTGGATTCCATCGAACAGTACACATGCATCATCCAATTCTCCGCACTTGCAGTACATGCTCATCAACGAAGTGCCGACTGTAGAATTATGGATTAAAGACAATTTGTGAGCCAACTGATGGATCTGCTTGCCCAACGCAAGAGCTGACAGATTGCTGCACCCAAGAAGAGCGCTGCTGAGGGTCGACGGATTAGGTATGACTTGTGGGAACACTAGCATCTTCCGGAAGTGCTTCAACCCGTCCTCTGCTCGGTTGTTCTTAACGTACCCGGCGAGCATGGCATTCCAGGACACCAGATTTCTGGTAGGCATCGCGTCGAACAGCTCCTGGGCCTTCTCTATATTTTCAGCGTCCATGTATCCAGATATCATCGCCGTCCACAAGACCACATCGTTCTTATCGGGCGCTCTACGGAAGTGCTCCTCCGCCGAGTCCATGTCGCCGGCTCGTGCGAAACCCGACACGATTGCATTCCATGAGACGTGATTCTTCTGGGGCATCGCGGAGAAGAGCTGCCGGGCCTCATCCATGGCGCGGATCCGGGAGAAGCCCGATAGCATGGTGTTCCAGGAGGCGACGTCCTTGAGGGTCATGGCGTCGAAGAGGCGCCGGGCGCCGCGGAGGTCGGCGTTGATGAGGTGGCAGGAGAGGAGGGTGTTGTAGGAGACGACATCAGGGCAAGGGATCCTAGCGAACAGGCGGAGCGCCTCGTCGAGGCGGCCGTGCTTCTTGGAATAGCCGGCGAGAAGGGAGTTCCAGGATACGGTGTTTCTGCGGGGCATGGCGTTGAACACCTTGAGGGCGGAGCGGAGGTCGCCGCTGCGGACGTAAGCGGCGACAGCCTTGTTGGAGGCATGGACGGTGAGTGGGAGTCCCATGGAGCAGAAACAATGCCTAAACGTGGGGTTCAGTTCCGTACCTCTTCCATTAGCTTATGTTGGTCTGGGCCGGCGGGCGAAGACCACTCCAACTCTACATTTTTGCTGGACCAAATCTCACATGCAAATCAAAATCAACAGATGCTCTGACGACGCCTACCGATCCAAATAAAAAGTGTATACTTAAACGCAGAACCAACCAAAAAAGAAATATCACAGTTTCCTATCACCAGGTTCGGAATGAGCACGATAAGCTGAGATGTGAGCACAAACATTCCACTCCTCAAGCACAATGATCTACATGAAGTGGCAAACACTATACACGTCACTGATAATTAATATACCAAATTTAAAGAGAGCAACTAAGTTAAGggccatgaagtagaaacacaaCAGCCAGCTTCGGTAATCACTGGCATGTTTAGTACATAAACGAGATGTtaaaagctatatatatatatatatatatatatatatatatatatatatatatatatatatatatatatatataagaaaaaatcTCGACCAAGATACTATGTCAAGTACCGGAAGAACCTCTTTGGTGGTTTGCCACAAGAGTCATTCCATGCCTAGGTTTGCCGAGAGACCAGAAATACCGCATCTTGAAGCGGCTGGTGGTTGCCCGGTAAGAGTTCATAAGAGGAGGCCAACACCAATGGCAATCCCAAGCCTTTTCCAACGTAACTCTGACATCAGCATTAAACCATGACAGTTGCCCATCCTAATCCGAGTTCCAACCTTGAGTGTCGTAGCTGTGTCTTACAATCAAATCTGGATCATGTTCTTGGGTTTGTTCATATGCAGAAGCCTGTAAACGTGTTTTTAGATCAATTAAGCACTAAAAGGTTTGgttcttaaaaaaagaaaatgtgaaTTAGGAAACTGGAAACATCCTTTGATGTATAGAAGAGAATTTTCTTGCATGTGATTCACTGATTTGCATCAACTACAATCAGACAGTTTGACAACCCACACGTTTTGCTTTATCAACAAGACTCAGTAAACAAGCACAATTCATGATGTGGAAATTTTTTAGGCGAGGCTTCTAAAAGAGATGCCGGCAAAAATGTTCAACCCAAGGCTtcctaatcctttttttttttttttttagaatattcTTACTTACTTTGTTCTTCTAGACTGTTCTTAAATTCTATCCTTCTTCAGCTCAATCCAACTAAGATACCAAtcttattaaaataaattaaataataataagagaAAGTTTACTCTTAATTATAATATCGCCTAACCAATATGACAGTCATTCAAGTATAGCTATCCTAATAGATCTAAggaaaaatatttcattcatataatataatattattctaGACCCaacttactataaaatttataaatttattattatcaataATAGTTACTATTCATCTATAATTCTACTTATCATCTTAATTCTAATTTGAACATTGGAGGGACTTAATTGTTATCTCCATCCGATATCGATCTTTGTATAGATTAGGTCCTTGATGAACATTTGAACCATTTCTTCAATCATCTCAGATCTCTTGCATTTGAGTTGGACTAACTAAGACATCACCCACGTTCATCCTATCAcacaaaaaaatgaaagaagattatgtaatcttatgattttgattttgaaagAAGACTATGTAACCTAGCAATAGCCTTCACAATACCAATGTTAAAATCCGTTGATGTAACACGCAACAGGTTCAACACATTGATTCTTTAATGATTTATAAAGACTTGGCTGATACTATGTCAGTAATGTGTAAAACAATAAATTCTAATAAGTAAAATAAAGATCAATTTACCTTTGACTATGCGCATTAATGCATGTCAATGATCACCCCAGTACAATTATTCGTATCTGTTATCATTCAATATTTCACAAGCAACCCATGCTTCAGTTTTTGTGCTAAGCCCATGACATCCATTCATATCATCTAAATGTAATGGTTTCCTAAAATTGTGTTCTTTTTTCTCATACCTACAGGCATCATGATAACATCTATAAACTCAAATCTTGTACTCTGGTCTGGCAAATTTTAAGTAACATACCGCAGTCTTGGAAGCACATGAGGATATATGCTAGGTGATAAGAAAAATCTGGGTGATGACTCATGGTTTACGGCAACATGATTAAACAAAGAGGGGATAGGATCTGTCTCATGGTTTACCCAAGTGGACACCAGTACAAAAAGAGTGATTCGAGGGTTGTCACCCCTCTCCGGTAATATTCTCTCATTTTCacctattataaaaaaattatcttttgtatGATAATCCAAGTcacttatattttattaattttatcataTCCACCAATTAGACTTTGGTCTTCGTGTAGACTATCCCTTTGAGCATGTGAGCTAGTCCACCTCGATCCCTTGAGAAGCATCAACAACACCTCATTGGTCAACTCACCTTCTTATGTATATAGACTCAAATCACATTGGGCTGAGTCAGACCTTATcaatttttcttaaatattttggtGCTAGAACGGCTCATGTTGTAAGAATGTTAACTCATCGACTCACACAACGAAAGCTTTAGCGAAGATGTCCCACCCTTGACATTtagtatatgttaggatcaagagtactaagagggaggggtgaattagtgtagtgaaaatctTTCAATTATTAAAATttcgaaagttgcgttcgttcgataaaaatgatttcgatgtaaaagccgattctaagattactttaacttaagattaagcgagatgacgttaaagtagatctatgaaggcagtttgcagtttatgatggaaatcagaatgcaagcgcaaactgaaatgcgatgttcgtacgataaaactagtttacgtctaaatgctgattctgaagatactgaactttgagatatgttttataaatgcgcagaaggcagtttacagttatgattgaagtctaaacgtaaacgtaaactgaaatatgatgctcgtacgaaaaagtcgatttacatctaaacgcagattcggaaagctctgaacttagaaactcgttcgttaagagcgcagagggcagtaagctattaaggaggtttgcagtaaagataaaatgctcaaagtaaatgcaaaccgagatttaaagtggttcggtcaatcttgacctactctacttttggcttcctccaccgacgaggtcaccgacatcaactagaggccttccttcaataggcgaaggccaaccacccttttacagtttcactccttttgacgggcttaggagacaacccttacagaaatttctctcctctctttacaactcagaacacggaagaaaagagggaggagaacttttggcctttacaacaattttaagctctaaaaatcactgaaaaagatcaagatttcgggtaagttcttgctatttcagtgctgaatgggtggggtatttataggccccaacccaattcaaatttggagctcaaaactgtcaattcccggaattccgggatcaggcggttgcacctcctgactggggcggttgcaccgcttggcagagc comes from Musa acuminata AAA Group cultivar baxijiao chromosome BXJ3-3, Cavendish_Baxijiao_AAA, whole genome shotgun sequence and encodes:
- the LOC103973629 gene encoding pentatricopeptide repeat-containing protein At4g16835, mitochondrial isoform X1, which gives rise to MGLPLTVHASNKAVAAYVRSGDLRSALKVFNAMPRRNTVSWNSLLAGYSKKHGRLDEALRLFARIPCPDVVSYNTLLSCHLINADLRGARRLFDAMTLKDVASWNTMLSGFSRIRAMDEARQLFSAMPQKNHVSWNAIVSGFARAGDMDSAEEHFRRAPDKNDVVLWTAMISGYMDAENIEKAQELFDAMPTRNLVSWNAMLAGYVKNNRAEDGLKHFRKMLVFPQVIPNPSTLSSALLGCSNLSALALGKQIHQLAHKLSLIHNSTVGTSLMSMYCKCGELDDACVLFDGIQTKDIVTWNAMISGCAQHGHGVKAIELFDAMKREGVEPNCITFVAVLTACNHAGLLELGIQYFESMKREYGVEPESDHYSCMVDLLCRAGSLGKAVDLILSMPFKPHPAVFGNLLGACRIHKSLEFAEFSAQRLVESEPQSARAYVQLANVYASMNKWGDVSRVRKSMKQNDIVKMPGYSWIEVRGIFHEFRSGDRIHPQLDLIHQKLSEMEKRMKAVGYVPDLSFDLHDVGEDQKELMLMRHSEKLAIAFGLISTLQGTRLRVFKNLRVCGDCHNAAKFLSLIEKRDIILRDTTRFHHFSNGNCSCGDYW
- the LOC103973629 gene encoding pentatricopeptide repeat-containing protein At4g16835, mitochondrial isoform X2, coding for MEEAVAAYVRSGDLRSALKVFNAMPRRNTVSWNSLLAGYSKKHGRLDEALRLFARIPCPDVVSYNTLLSCHLINADLRGARRLFDAMTLKDVASWNTMLSGFSRIRAMDEARQLFSAMPQKNHVSWNAIVSGFARAGDMDSAEEHFRRAPDKNDVVLWTAMISGYMDAENIEKAQELFDAMPTRNLVSWNAMLAGYVKNNRAEDGLKHFRKMLVFPQVIPNPSTLSSALLGCSNLSALALGKQIHQLAHKLSLIHNSTVGTSLMSMYCKCGELDDACVLFDGIQTKDIVTWNAMISGCAQHGHGVKAIELFDAMKREGVEPNCITFVAVLTACNHAGLLELGIQYFESMKREYGVEPESDHYSCMVDLLCRAGSLGKAVDLILSMPFKPHPAVFGNLLGACRIHKSLEFAEFSAQRLVESEPQSARAYVQLANVYASMNKWGDVSRVRKSMKQNDIVKMPGYSWIEVRGIFHEFRSGDRIHPQLDLIHQKLSEMEKRMKAVGYVPDLSFDLHDVGEDQKELMLMRHSEKLAIAFGLISTLQGTRLRVFKNLRVCGDCHNAAKFLSLIEKRDIILRDTTRFHHFSNGNCSCGDYW